One window of Flavobacterium dauae genomic DNA carries:
- a CDS encoding 3-deoxy-D-manno-octulosonic acid transferase encodes MRFLYQTGIFLIAVLLPITRFFNEKMRLFINGRKQTFSVLKQKINHSHKHIWLHVASLGEYEQGVPVMEAFKEKHPDYKIVLTFFSPSGYEIKKNNKIADITIYLPLDTKPNVKHFLDLVQPEMVFFIKYEFWPNYLNELKKRNIPTYLVSGIFRKDQLFFKGYGGFYRKALTAFHHFFVQNKASKQLLESIAFKNVTVHGDTRFDRVAEIVERVQPLDFIEKFKNNVFTIVIGSSWIDDENVYLPYLNSSKNIKFIIAPHNIKEDEINKLVQKINKKVVRYSNYNPDDLSTADVFIIDTIGILTQVYAYADIAYVGGAFKTGLHNILEPATYGIPVVIGPKYEKFQEAKDLVSLGSCLVVNNIEELSNTFNELIKNTSLRKDLGSKNKYFVLKNKNATKIVMDFIEKSI; translated from the coding sequence ATGCGTTTTTTATATCAAACAGGCATTTTTTTAATTGCAGTTTTATTGCCCATCACACGTTTTTTTAACGAAAAAATGCGGTTGTTTATCAATGGTAGAAAACAAACTTTTTCTGTTTTAAAACAAAAAATAAATCATTCTCACAAACACATCTGGTTGCACGTGGCTTCGTTGGGCGAGTACGAACAAGGCGTACCTGTGATGGAAGCTTTTAAAGAAAAACATCCTGATTATAAGATTGTTTTAACTTTTTTTTCGCCTTCGGGATATGAAATCAAAAAAAACAACAAAATTGCCGATATTACCATTTATCTGCCGTTAGATACAAAACCGAACGTTAAACATTTTTTAGATTTGGTGCAACCTGAAATGGTATTTTTTATCAAATACGAATTTTGGCCTAATTATCTGAATGAATTAAAAAAACGCAATATTCCTACTTATTTGGTTTCGGGAATTTTTAGAAAAGATCAATTATTTTTTAAAGGATACGGCGGTTTTTACAGAAAAGCTTTAACTGCCTTTCATCATTTTTTTGTTCAGAATAAAGCGTCAAAACAGCTATTAGAATCAATTGCTTTTAAAAATGTAACCGTTCATGGCGATACCCGTTTTGACCGGGTGGCTGAAATTGTAGAACGTGTTCAGCCTTTAGATTTTATAGAAAAATTTAAAAACAATGTATTTACAATCGTTATCGGCAGCTCTTGGATAGACGATGAAAACGTTTATCTGCCCTATCTTAACAGCAGTAAAAATATCAAGTTTATTATTGCTCCGCACAACATCAAAGAAGACGAAATAAACAAGCTAGTACAAAAAATCAATAAAAAAGTTGTTCGATATTCTAATTACAATCCGGATGATTTATCCACCGCCGATGTTTTCATCATTGATACAATTGGTATTTTGACACAAGTTTATGCTTATGCAGATATTGCTTATGTGGGTGGTGCTTTTAAAACCGGATTGCACAATATTTTAGAACCGGCAACTTACGGAATACCGGTTGTAATTGGCCCGAAATACGAAAAATTTCAGGAAGCAAAAGATTTGGTATCGTTAGGTAGTTGTTTGGTTGTGAATAACATAGAAGAACTATCAAACACGTTTAATGAATTAATTAAAAACACCTCTTTACGAAAGGATTTAGGTTCTAAAAACAAATATTTTGTTCTAAAAAACAAAAATGCCACAAAAATTGTAATGGATTTTATAGAAAAAAGTATCTAA
- a CDS encoding VanZ family protein, translating into MNLSNINEVKEINIPNIDKIVHFMFYTTSSFLWSWALLNKKSQAHKLNLMLIVFGLILFGLAVEFMQDVLPTKRSFEWLDVLCNTLGVFFGTMLYLISTKK; encoded by the coding sequence ATGAACTTATCAAACATTAACGAAGTAAAAGAAATAAACATTCCAAATATCGATAAAATAGTACATTTTATGTTCTATACCACATCGTCTTTTTTATGGTCTTGGGCATTGTTAAATAAAAAATCGCAAGCACATAAATTAAACCTTATGCTGATCGTTTTCGGTTTAATCTTGTTTGGGTTGGCAGTAGAATTCATGCAAGATGTACTGCCCACAAAACGTTCGTTTGAATGGTTAGATGTGCTGTGTAACACACTTGGTGTTTTCTTTGGCACCATGCTTTATTTAATTAGTACAAAAAAATAA
- a CDS encoding outer membrane beta-barrel protein: MKKTLLVALLISFAANAQVREKGNIEIQPFAGFSTSKLYTSDDVTYKSIVSPYFGVNAEFYFNSKWSLRTGLEFMQIGSKNPRYFNSGWNNIEEI; encoded by the coding sequence ATGAAAAAAACACTTTTAGTTGCTTTGTTGATATCTTTTGCAGCAAATGCTCAAGTTAGAGAAAAAGGGAATATTGAAATACAACCTTTCGCTGGTTTTTCTACTTCTAAACTTTATACAAGTGATGATGTAACTTACAAAAGTATTGTTTCTCCTTATTTTGGTGTGAACGCAGAATTTTACTTCAACAGTAAATGGTCTTTAAGAACTGGATTGGAATTTATGCAGATTGGTTCAAAAAATCCAAGGTACTTCAATTCTGGTTGGAATAATATAGAGGAAATATGA
- the gcvH gene encoding glycine cleavage system protein GcvH: MNIPANLKYTKDHEWVSLEGDVATVGITDFAQKELGDIVYVEVETVDQTLVQDEVFGTVEAVKTVSDLFLPVAGEIIEFNEGLETEPELVNTDPYQAGWMIKVKVSDAAQFDALLTADQYKELIGA; this comes from the coding sequence ATGAATATACCAGCTAATTTAAAGTACACAAAAGACCACGAGTGGGTTAGTTTAGAAGGAGATGTTGCAACGGTAGGTATTACCGATTTTGCACAAAAAGAATTAGGAGATATTGTTTACGTAGAAGTAGAAACAGTAGATCAAACGTTAGTTCAGGATGAGGTTTTTGGAACAGTAGAAGCTGTAAAAACGGTGTCTGATTTATTTTTACCCGTGGCAGGTGAAATTATCGAATTTAACGAAGGTTTAGAAACAGAACCCGAATTGGTAAATACAGATCCGTATCAGGCAGGTTGGATGATTAAGGTAAAAGTAAGCGATGCAGCCCAATTTGACGCATTGCTAACAGCCGATCAATATAAAGAATTAATTGGTGCATAA
- a CDS encoding YebC/PmpR family DNA-binding transcriptional regulator, translating to MGRAFEFRKARKMKRWSAMAKTFTRIGKDIVMAVKEGGPNPETNARLRAVIQNAKAANMPKENVERAIKKASDKDTANYKEVLFEGYAPHGIAVLIETATDNNNRTVANIRSYFNKCNGTMGTQGSVDFMFDHTCNFRIAKVEGLDLEEFELELIDAGVDEIFEDEDGIMIYAPFNSFGSIQKELEERNMEILSSGFDRIPQVTKELTEEQIADVEKLLEKIEEDDDVQNVYTTMA from the coding sequence ATGGGAAGAGCGTTTGAATTTAGAAAGGCTAGAAAAATGAAACGTTGGTCGGCAATGGCTAAAACGTTTACGCGTATTGGTAAAGATATCGTAATGGCTGTTAAAGAAGGCGGCCCTAACCCTGAAACAAATGCCCGTTTACGTGCCGTTATACAGAATGCTAAAGCAGCCAACATGCCTAAAGAAAACGTAGAACGTGCCATTAAAAAAGCGTCAGACAAAGATACAGCCAACTATAAAGAAGTGTTATTTGAAGGTTATGCACCGCACGGAATTGCCGTTTTAATTGAAACTGCGACCGATAATAACAACAGAACCGTTGCCAACATCCGATCATATTTTAACAAATGTAACGGAACTATGGGAACACAAGGATCTGTAGATTTTATGTTTGATCATACGTGTAACTTTAGAATTGCAAAAGTAGAAGGTTTAGATTTGGAAGAGTTTGAATTGGAACTGATAGACGCTGGTGTTGATGAAATTTTTGAAGACGAAGACGGAATCATGATTTACGCACCTTTTAATAGTTTTGGATCGATTCAAAAAGAATTAGAAGAGAGAAACATGGAAATTTTATCGTCTGGATTTGACCGCATTCCGCAAGTAACAAAAGAACTAACCGAAGAGCAAATTGCCGATGTTGAGAAGTTGTTAGAAAAAATTGAAGAAGACGATGACGTACAAAACGTTTATACAACAATGGCTTAA
- a CDS encoding DegT/DnrJ/EryC1/StrS family aminotransferase — MKKLQMVDLKSQYEDIKEEINAGIQEVLDATAYINGPKVHEFQKNLEAYLGVKHVIPCANGTDALQIAMMGLGLKPGDEVITADFTFAATVEVVGLLGLTPVLVDVEEDTMNISVEAIKKAITPKTKAIVPVHLFGRAANMDAIMELATEHNLFVIEDNAQAIGADYTCANGTKKKVGTIGHIGSTSFFPSKNLGCYGDGGAIFTNDDALAHTIRGIVNHGMYERYHHDVVGVNSRLDSIQAVVLNVKLPYLDTYNQARKNAAKAYNDAFKTNEHIITPNFDFEGSDHVFHQYVIRITNGKRDALLTHLQEKGIPCAIYYPIPLHKQKAYADERYNDADFTVTNKFAEEVIALPMHTELDKEQIDFITSTVLEFV; from the coding sequence ATGAAAAAACTACAAATGGTTGACTTAAAAAGTCAATACGAAGATATTAAAGAAGAAATTAATGCGGGTATTCAGGAAGTTTTAGATGCTACAGCTTATATTAATGGACCAAAAGTTCACGAGTTTCAAAAGAATTTAGAAGCGTACTTAGGAGTAAAACACGTTATACCGTGTGCAAACGGAACCGATGCCTTGCAAATTGCAATGATGGGCTTGGGTTTAAAACCAGGCGATGAGGTAATTACTGCCGATTTTACATTTGCCGCTACGGTTGAGGTTGTTGGTTTGTTAGGCTTAACTCCCGTTTTGGTTGATGTGGAAGAAGATACAATGAATATTTCTGTTGAAGCCATTAAAAAAGCCATTACACCAAAAACAAAGGCCATTGTACCGGTTCATTTATTTGGGCGTGCTGCCAATATGGATGCAATTATGGAACTTGCAACAGAACATAATTTGTTTGTAATTGAAGACAACGCACAAGCAATTGGTGCCGATTATACCTGTGCCAATGGTACAAAGAAAAAAGTAGGAACTATTGGACATATTGGGTCAACATCATTTTTTCCATCAAAAAATTTAGGCTGTTACGGTGACGGCGGTGCTATTTTTACCAATGACGATGCGTTGGCACATACCATTCGCGGAATTGTTAATCACGGAATGTACGAACGTTACCACCACGATGTGGTAGGCGTGAACTCTCGTTTAGACAGCATTCAGGCAGTGGTTTTAAACGTGAAATTGCCTTATTTAGATACTTACAATCAAGCACGAAAAAATGCAGCTAAAGCTTATAACGATGCTTTTAAAACAAATGAACACATCATTACCCCAAATTTTGATTTTGAAGGAAGCGATCACGTGTTTCATCAATATGTAATTCGTATAACCAACGGAAAACGCGATGCTTTATTAACACATTTGCAAGAAAAAGGAATTCCTTGTGCAATTTACTATCCCATTCCGTTGCACAAACAAAAAGCCTATGCGGATGAGCGTTATAACGATGCCGATTTTACAGTAACCAATAAGTTTGCAGAAGAAGTAATTGCTTTGCCAATGCACACTGAACTAGATAAAGAACAAATTGATTTTATTACATCAACAGTTTTAGAGTTTGTATAA
- a CDS encoding inorganic diphosphatase, translated as MTNVEQFDVFIEIPAGSRNKYEFDFDLKMMRFDRLLFSSMKYPTDYGFIPETLALDNDPLDVLVLTTEPTIPGLLMEVKPIGVFYMADDKGNDEKIICVPTGDPLMRELNDLGDINNHLIKEIEHFFKVYKDLENKKVETNGFGDKAAAIAMIKECQERFVQLPADKQKSYSIR; from the coding sequence ATGACGAATGTTGAACAATTCGATGTATTCATCGAAATTCCTGCAGGAAGCAGAAATAAATACGAGTTCGATTTTGATTTAAAAATGATGCGTTTTGACCGTTTGTTATTCTCATCAATGAAATATCCTACAGATTACGGTTTCATTCCAGAAACCTTAGCGTTAGACAACGACCCGTTAGACGTTTTGGTTTTAACAACCGAACCTACAATTCCTGGTTTATTAATGGAAGTAAAACCAATTGGTGTGTTTTATATGGCAGATGATAAAGGAAACGATGAAAAAATTATTTGTGTTCCTACAGGCGATCCTTTAATGCGTGAATTAAACGATTTGGGTGACATCAACAACCACTTAATCAAAGAAATTGAGCATTTCTTTAAAGTGTACAAAGATTTAGAAAACAAAAAAGTAGAGACCAACGGTTTTGGCGATAAAGCAGCTGCAATTGCAATGATTAAAGAATGTCAGGAACGTTTTGTTCAACTACCAGCAGACAAACAAAAATCTTATAGTATCAGATAA